In Candidatus Saccharibacteria bacterium, a single genomic region encodes these proteins:
- a CDS encoding phage holin family protein — protein sequence MIKRILFATLINFLGLTVAANLIDGINYQDNYQVLIIASIVFGVVNALIRPIIIILSLPAILATFGLFTFVVNGLMLYLTSIFYSSFEIANFRSAILAAFLIWIINYLMTDLVKTNMEKGMQS from the coding sequence ATGATCAAAAGAATTCTTTTTGCTACTCTAATCAATTTTCTTGGTCTAACTGTAGCGGCCAATTTGATAGATGGAATTAATTACCAAGACAACTATCAGGTATTAATCATTGCATCAATTGTCTTTGGAGTTGTCAATGCACTAATTAGACCGATCATTATTATCCTATCTTTACCCGCAATTCTGGCAACATTTGGTTTGTTTACTTTTGTCGTCAATGGTCTGATGCTTTATCTTACTAGTATATTTTATAGTTCTTTTGAGATTGCCAATTTCCGTTCAGCTATCTTGGCAGCTTTTTTAATCTGGATAATCAACTACCTGATGACTGATTTAGTTAAAACCAATATGGAGAAAGGGATGCAGAGCTAA
- a CDS encoding ribosome-binding factor A, with protein sequence MSYRIAQINHTILGLLGDRLRLLSQQSDFLITIQEVDTAPDLASCKIYLSFFPTPDKLTIDQFINQARPKLQKTIAQNLFLRKTPKLQLIYDQRPEDLSRIEKILNKYKD encoded by the coding sequence ATGAGCTATCGAATAGCCCAAATCAACCATACTATCTTAGGTCTTTTGGGAGACAGATTAAGACTACTAAGTCAACAATCTGATTTTCTGATTACTATCCAAGAGGTTGATACTGCACCTGATTTGGCTAGCTGTAAGATCTATCTGTCTTTTTTCCCTACTCCAGATAAGCTAACTATAGATCAATTTATCAATCAAGCCAGACCTAAGCTGCAAAAAACTATTGCCCAGAATTTATTCTTAAGAAAGACTCCAAAGCTACAACTTATATATGATCAGAGGCCAGAAGATCTCTCAAGGATTGAAAAGATTCTTAATAAATACAAGGATTAA
- a CDS encoding RNA pseudouridine synthase, with protein sequence MIDKPAGITVNTIGDRPGLAEILQPDLQQDHFGIVHRLDKDTTGVLILAKNPTTQAKLQELFRQRKVTKIYLALVRPKPKLKQARLELPLTRNPKNREKWQVGLQGRPAISQYQTLQGYLEYALLEIQIFTGRTHQIRAHLAHIHAPVAGDTLYGSKTRPPGLSRQFLHASELRFQLDDQEYSFHSPLPSDLQGFLDAL encoded by the coding sequence GTGATTGACAAGCCAGCAGGCATCACTGTCAATACTATTGGCGATCGCCCTGGATTAGCAGAAATATTACAGCCAGATTTGCAACAAGATCATTTTGGAATAGTTCACCGCCTTGACAAAGATACGACTGGAGTGCTAATTCTAGCCAAAAATCCAACTACCCAAGCCAAACTACAAGAACTTTTTAGACAAAGAAAAGTGACCAAGATATATCTTGCGCTAGTTAGACCAAAGCCAAAGCTCAAGCAGGCCAGACTTGAATTACCCTTGACTAGAAATCCAAAAAATAGAGAAAAGTGGCAAGTTGGACTTCAGGGACGACCCGCAATCAGTCAGTATCAAACCCTACAAGGATATCTTGAATATGCACTACTTGAAATTCAGATATTTACCGGCAGAACCCACCAGATCAGGGCTCACTTAGCTCACATCCATGCACCAGTAGCTGGAGATACTCTGTATGGATCAAAAACAAGACCACCTGGACTCAGTCGCCAGTTTCTTCACGCCTCAGAGCTTAGATTTCAACTTGATGATCAAGAATACAGTTTCCACTCTCCATTACCTAGCGACCTTCAGGGTTTTTTAGACGCGCTATAG
- the secG gene encoding preprotein translocase subunit SecG, translating into MGKTILNYLIFIDSIIVTVLILLQNRGTGLGMAFGGSSEGYRTRRGAERFIFIATIIAIIILVVSTVARAIIV; encoded by the coding sequence ATGGGAAAAACAATTCTAAATTACCTAATATTTATTGATTCAATTATTGTAACCGTGTTAATTCTTTTGCAAAATAGAGGCACTGGCCTAGGTATGGCTTTTGGAGGTAGCAGCGAAGGTTACCGTACTCGGCGAGGTGCTGAACGTTTTATCTTTATCGCGACCATTATAGCAATCATTATCTTAGTCGTGTCCACAGTTGCTCGCGCAATCATTGTTTAG
- a CDS encoding glycosyltransferase family 2 protein encodes MFSNLFSSKQIVLNSDATRDPSNILFISKRRRLLEFYIGTLSIQILLSFLLIGILNPLVYAFIIIGYDIYWLLKSINISIITIRGYNNLKTSQKTNWLNKLQALDPVTQLDYRKLYHLIIIPTYNEPIEVLRDSMLAISKVNYDLSKLIIVIAAEQRAGENFINNTKAIQAEFSKHFNRLLVIEHPQDLAGEIPGKGANITYAGQHLKSILVDQEGIDPDKIIVTTLDADHQPDKQYFSELTYHYCTTEKRGQYSFQPIPLFFNNIWEVPAPIRIVATGNSFWVLIESMRPHRLRNFAAHSQSLDALIKTDFWCKISPVEDGRHYWRSLLAFDGDYHVKPVYSPIYQDAVQAENLPRTLKAQVAQLRRWAWGITDIIYLLQEFPKNSKISRPAKLVHLIRLVDGHISWATASIIIFFSAWIPIFFSRSFSDLALIYNLPDIASSILLLANLAIFTTIWISLLIVPSPIGKLKPWRYFSLIIQWALLPIVALCIFSYAALSAQLQLAAGKYLGFNVTKKLAKKHSRTN; translated from the coding sequence ATGTTCTCAAACCTATTTAGCTCCAAGCAAATTGTTCTAAACTCTGATGCGACCAGGGATCCCTCCAATATCCTCTTTATTTCCAAACGTAGACGTCTACTTGAATTTTACATTGGTACTCTCAGTATCCAAATCCTATTATCATTTTTGCTAATAGGAATACTCAACCCTTTAGTTTATGCCTTTATCATCATTGGTTATGATATCTATTGGTTGCTCAAAAGTATTAATATCTCAATAATCACCATCAGGGGTTACAATAATCTCAAAACCTCTCAAAAAACCAATTGGCTAAACAAGCTTCAGGCTCTTGATCCAGTAACTCAGCTTGACTATCGTAAACTTTATCACCTAATCATCATCCCCACCTATAATGAACCAATCGAAGTCCTCAGAGATTCAATGCTGGCTATCAGTAAAGTAAATTATGATCTTAGCAAGCTAATTATCGTCATCGCAGCTGAGCAAAGAGCAGGCGAGAATTTTATCAACAATACTAAAGCCATTCAAGCAGAATTTTCAAAACATTTTAATCGACTATTAGTAATCGAACATCCCCAAGATCTAGCTGGAGAAATCCCTGGTAAAGGTGCAAATATCACCTACGCAGGCCAACACCTCAAATCTATACTAGTTGACCAGGAAGGCATTGATCCTGACAAGATCATTGTCACTACCCTGGATGCTGACCATCAACCTGACAAACAATATTTTTCGGAACTAACCTATCATTACTGCACAACAGAGAAAAGAGGTCAATATAGCTTTCAGCCTATCCCGCTATTTTTCAATAACATCTGGGAAGTACCGGCTCCAATTCGGATCGTTGCTACTGGTAACTCTTTCTGGGTACTCATTGAATCAATGAGGCCTCACCGACTGAGAAATTTTGCTGCTCATTCTCAGAGTTTAGATGCCTTGATAAAAACTGATTTTTGGTGCAAAATCAGCCCGGTAGAAGATGGCCGTCATTACTGGCGATCACTCCTAGCATTTGATGGTGACTACCACGTCAAACCAGTCTACTCGCCCATATATCAAGATGCAGTTCAGGCAGAGAATCTACCAAGAACTCTCAAGGCCCAGGTTGCTCAACTTCGTCGTTGGGCATGGGGGATAACTGATATAATCTATCTTTTGCAAGAGTTTCCCAAAAATTCCAAAATTTCCAGGCCAGCCAAATTAGTTCATCTAATCAGACTAGTAGATGGACATATTAGTTGGGCTACAGCTTCGATTATTATTTTTTTCTCAGCCTGGATACCGATATTCTTTAGTAGAAGTTTTAGTGATCTAGCCTTAATCTACAATCTTCCCGATATTGCTAGTTCTATTCTCCTATTGGCCAACCTAGCAATCTTTACAACGATCTGGATTAGCCTCTTAATCGTACCTAGTCCAATTGGCAAATTAAAGCCTTGGCGATACTTCAGTCTGATAATCCAGTGGGCATTATTACCCATAGTAGCACTTTGCATCTTTTCTTATGCTGCCCTTAGTGCTCAATTGCAACTAGCTGCTGGAAAATACCTTGGTTTTAATGTCACTAAAAAATTAGCTAAGAAGCACTCTCGCACTAATTAG
- a CDS encoding TrkA family potassium uptake protein yields the protein MNLRNRWVRLSLVFISLLLAGSLALTQANPELGFWNNFYYSLTILLTHFDHHGYHGLASRVYVIIMMLANLIFIAYLLKYFAEYIMQLDTKIRDIKLKKKLDKITNHYIVCGTGRVGSNVAKELRSEGVSFVTIDKREFYQDQVESDLHIVGDASLEQTLLQAGLKRAKGIIVSLGQDAENLLVTVTARQLNPEIFIVARSHTEAHGQKLLRAGADRITMPHAIGGYHMATMLLRPDVVDFLDILGSNKDNKLQIEEILIEDDSKVLGKTISQIENLKIEIQILAVIDQDGEINIKPAPNTKIHSGQKLILLGKKLQLRKASEIL from the coding sequence ATGAATTTGAGAAACCGTTGGGTCAGGCTATCTTTAGTATTTATTTCTTTACTATTGGCTGGTAGCCTTGCTCTGACTCAGGCTAATCCTGAGCTAGGATTCTGGAACAACTTCTACTATAGCCTCACAATTTTGCTGACCCACTTCGATCATCATGGCTATCATGGCTTAGCTAGTCGAGTCTATGTTATAATCATGATGCTAGCAAATCTGATATTCATTGCATATTTACTCAAATATTTCGCAGAATACATCATGCAGCTCGATACTAAAATCAGGGATATAAAATTGAAAAAGAAACTAGATAAGATTACTAACCATTACATAGTCTGTGGTACTGGCAGAGTAGGTAGTAATGTAGCCAAAGAACTCAGGAGCGAAGGGGTATCCTTTGTAACAATTGACAAGAGAGAATTCTACCAAGACCAAGTTGAGTCTGACCTTCATATCGTTGGTGATGCTAGTCTTGAGCAGACCTTGTTGCAAGCAGGCCTTAAGAGGGCAAAAGGTATAATCGTTAGTCTAGGACAAGACGCAGAGAATTTGCTCGTAACAGTGACTGCTAGGCAACTAAACCCTGAGATATTTATTGTTGCTAGATCCCATACTGAGGCTCATGGACAAAAACTTTTAAGGGCAGGCGCAGATAGGATCACTATGCCCCATGCTATTGGTGGTTACCATATGGCGACAATGCTTCTTAGGCCTGATGTGGTCGACTTTTTAGATATCCTTGGAAGCAATAAAGATAACAAGCTACAGATAGAGGAAATCTTGATTGAAGATGATAGTAAAGTACTAGGCAAGACAATCTCACAGATAGAGAACCTGAAGATTGAAATCCAAATCCTTGCTGTAATTGATCAAGACGGAGAGATCAATATCAAACCAGCCCCAAATACCAAGATTCATAGTGGTCAAAAACTAATCTTGCTCGGCAAAAAACTCCAACTCCGTAAAGCCAGTGAAATCCTCTAG
- a CDS encoding helix-turn-helix domain-containing protein, translating to MSQFKHITKIERLEIGILIHRGYTIPSSAIELGRHHSTIYREIQRNTVAGEYTSTKAHHKAYVRRKYSKYQA from the coding sequence ATGAGTCAATTCAAACACATCACAAAGATTGAGAGGCTAGAGATAGGTATACTAATACACAGGGGATATACCATACCATCCAGTGCCATTGAACTTGGCCGGCATCACAGTACTATCTACAGAGAGATACAACGAAACACTGTGGCTGGTGAGTACACTTCTACCAAGGCACATCATAAAGCCTATGTACGTCGAAAGTATTCAAAGTACCAAGCA
- the ligA gene encoding NAD-dependent DNA ligase LigA — protein sequence MPTNQDKTSKTRELKSIRDQLEKYRKSYYIDNVSLVADSVYDSLNRRLIELEAYLNKQSSSSITNSVEPERANKFAKVEHLRPMLSIKDAFDLDEIKDWLDGLKRFSGYQLSPNSPLSAEVKLDGLAIALRYHKGQFYQAITRGNGQIGEDVTHSVKTIKNLPKMLDLKLFNPLAGLDQTLEIRGEILISKSGFTEYNQLLTEQGLPLLANPRNAASGSIRQLDSKAAADRPLEIIAYDFGNYLGSSHRTNRELLGNLGFGVSDGSELIRDLDQLEEYIHNTTKKRPSFSYQLDGIVIRINDSATYDHLGISGKAPRGIVAYKFPAELVSTKLLDIRLSLGRTGALTPYAVLEPVKVAGTTVSRATLHNPGEIAIKDLRIGDTVIIRKAGDIIPEVIEPIPNLRTGNEKIFKLPKTFKGIAIIDDPSEAVPRIADLDLSEINWLRLQHFVSKSAFDINGLGEKILEQLLDIGLIESPVDIFKLQSESLYNLEGFKDKKVNNLLNAINKSKNISLSRFIYSLGIRTVGEKTSQDIAKRFKDLDHWRNSYQSPDDIESIDGIGKTTTTYLIGWLNDQKNQDMIDQLLKLGVVVQPYQINQNSTLAGKWVLTGTLEHYTRMMAKDLITRNGGSIISTVSGQTDYLLAGDSPGSKYQKALDMGIKILSETEFENLLNS from the coding sequence ATGCCAACCAATCAAGACAAGACTAGCAAGACTAGGGAGCTTAAATCAATTAGGGATCAGTTAGAAAAGTACCGTAAGAGTTATTATATTGACAACGTTAGTCTCGTAGCAGATAGTGTCTATGACAGTCTAAATCGTCGTTTGATTGAACTAGAAGCCTACCTCAATAAGCAATCTTCTTCTAGTATTACTAATTCTGTCGAGCCAGAAAGGGCTAATAAATTTGCCAAGGTCGAACACCTGAGACCAATGCTTTCGATTAAAGATGCCTTTGATTTAGACGAGATCAAGGATTGGCTTGATGGCCTCAAACGTTTTTCAGGCTATCAACTTTCCCCAAATAGCCCCCTATCTGCAGAGGTTAAGCTTGATGGTCTCGCAATAGCATTGCGCTATCATAAAGGACAATTTTATCAAGCTATCACTAGGGGAAATGGACAAATCGGTGAGGACGTTACTCATAGCGTAAAAACTATCAAAAATTTGCCCAAAATGCTTGATCTCAAACTCTTTAATCCACTTGCTGGACTAGATCAAACCTTGGAAATCAGAGGGGAGATACTGATCAGCAAATCTGGATTTACCGAATATAATCAGCTCTTAACCGAGCAAGGTTTGCCCTTGCTTGCCAATCCTCGCAATGCCGCTAGTGGCAGTATTAGGCAACTAGATAGTAAGGCTGCTGCTGATCGACCGCTTGAAATCATCGCCTACGATTTTGGCAATTATCTTGGGTCTTCCCATCGTACTAACCGCGAGCTACTTGGCAATCTAGGATTTGGCGTAAGTGATGGATCAGAACTGATTAGAGATCTCGACCAACTTGAAGAGTATATCCATAATACTACCAAAAAGCGACCTAGCTTTAGCTACCAACTCGACGGAATAGTGATTAGGATAAATGACTCTGCTACCTATGATCACCTTGGGATTAGCGGCAAGGCTCCACGGGGAATAGTAGCTTATAAGTTCCCAGCAGAGCTAGTCAGCACAAAGCTACTTGATATTCGCCTGAGCCTTGGTAGAACTGGAGCATTAACACCCTATGCAGTCCTAGAACCAGTCAAGGTTGCAGGTACTACGGTCTCTCGAGCAACACTCCACAACCCAGGCGAAATTGCCATCAAGGATCTCAGGATTGGGGATACGGTTATTATCCGCAAAGCAGGGGATATCATACCAGAAGTCATAGAACCGATTCCAAATCTGAGAACCGGTAACGAAAAAATCTTCAAGCTACCAAAAACTTTCAAGGGAATAGCTATCATTGATGACCCCTCAGAAGCAGTCCCAAGGATCGCAGATCTTGACCTCTCAGAAATCAACTGGCTTAGACTCCAGCACTTTGTCTCCAAATCAGCCTTTGATATCAACGGTCTCGGAGAAAAAATTCTTGAACAACTCCTTGATATCGGGCTCATTGAGTCTCCAGTAGATATTTTCAAGCTCCAGTCAGAATCCCTCTACAATCTAGAAGGTTTTAAGGACAAGAAAGTCAATAATCTTCTGAATGCCATCAATAAATCCAAAAATATTAGCTTGAGTAGGTTTATCTATAGCCTAGGGATCCGCACTGTTGGAGAAAAAACTAGTCAAGATATCGCAAAGCGCTTCAAGGATCTCGATCACTGGCGCAATTCTTACCAAAGTCCAGATGATATTGAGTCAATCGATGGCATTGGAAAGACTACTACTACTTATCTGATCGGCTGGCTTAACGATCAAAAAAACCAAGATATGATCGATCAATTGCTCAAGCTCGGGGTAGTAGTACAGCCATATCAGATTAACCAAAACTCTACGCTGGCTGGCAAATGGGTTCTGACTGGTACTCTTGAACACTATACCCGAATGATGGCCAAGGATTTAATTACTCGCAATGGTGGAAGTATCATTTCTACAGTATCCGGACAAACTGACTACCTGCTAGCTGGAGATAGTCCTGGTAGTAAGTACCAAAAAGCACTAGACATGGGGATTAAAATCCTATCAGAAACAGAATTTGAGAATTTACTTAATAGCTAG
- the gatA gene encoding Asp-tRNA(Asn)/Glu-tRNA(Gln) amidotransferase subunit GatA: MKLTNLTISQAHQLINSRSISVIELVDYYLSKIEAENSKLHIMLAENKDQARKQAKAWDQKIANGAQLNGLQAIPYLAKDMFMTKGIATTAASRSLADFIPPYDSTAITKLTAAGAILLGKVNQDEFAHGGSGKYSFFGSALNPNDTTRVAGGSSSGSAASVAADFCVFSLGTDTGGSIRNPASYTGTYGIKPSYGRISRYGVIAMASSFDCVGIIAKSNQDIKTVLETISGHDPLDSTSLNSSLDLDSPQEVKRIATIKQYQEHLKPEQSRAFEQIINQLREKDIVIEEIDMPSLDQALACYYILVPAEISSNLARYDGLRYGYNSEQEDLIEVYKNSRKQGFGVEVQRRIMIGTYLLSHGYYDAFYLKASKLRQQIQAEIRSVFNQFDLILSPTTPDIAPLSNTNSTDPTEEYLADIMTVVANLAGIPAMSLPKMQISGLPYGLQVMADQGAEYRLLGFEDLLC, translated from the coding sequence ATGAAACTAACCAACCTAACAATCAGCCAAGCCCACCAATTGATCAACTCTAGAAGTATCAGTGTCATTGAACTGGTCGATTATTATCTTAGTAAGATAGAGGCAGAGAATAGTAAGTTACATATCATGCTAGCCGAAAACAAAGACCAAGCTAGAAAACAAGCCAAAGCCTGGGATCAAAAAATTGCTAATGGTGCTCAACTCAATGGACTTCAGGCAATACCCTATCTAGCAAAGGATATGTTTATGACCAAAGGAATTGCCACGACTGCAGCATCCAGAAGTCTCGCTGATTTTATTCCCCCCTATGACAGCACAGCCATCACAAAGCTAACTGCTGCCGGAGCAATTCTACTAGGTAAGGTTAATCAAGATGAATTTGCCCACGGTGGGAGCGGGAAATATAGCTTCTTTGGTAGCGCCCTCAATCCAAATGACACTACTAGAGTAGCTGGTGGATCTTCAAGTGGTTCTGCTGCTAGTGTTGCAGCAGACTTTTGTGTCTTTAGCCTAGGAACTGATACTGGTGGCTCCATCCGTAACCCTGCGAGTTATACGGGTACCTATGGTATCAAGCCTAGCTATGGTCGAATTAGTCGTTATGGCGTGATTGCTATGGCATCTAGTTTTGACTGTGTCGGGATTATTGCCAAATCAAACCAAGATATTAAGACAGTTCTCGAGACTATTTCTGGCCATGATCCTCTAGACTCAACTAGTCTTAACTCCTCTCTAGATTTAGATAGTCCACAAGAGGTCAAAAGAATTGCAACCATCAAGCAATACCAAGAACATCTCAAGCCAGAACAATCTCGGGCCTTTGAGCAGATTATCAATCAATTGCGAGAGAAAGACATAGTGATCGAAGAGATTGATATGCCTAGTCTAGATCAAGCTTTGGCCTGCTACTATATCCTAGTACCTGCTGAGATCAGCTCCAATCTGGCACGCTATGACGGGCTTAGATACGGGTACAATAGCGAACAAGAGGATTTGATTGAGGTCTACAAAAATAGTCGCAAACAGGGGTTTGGTGTAGAAGTTCAGCGCCGAATCATGATCGGCACATACTTACTCAGCCATGGATACTATGATGCATTTTATCTCAAAGCCAGCAAACTGCGTCAACAAATTCAAGCCGAGATCAGATCAGTGTTTAATCAATTTGACCTAATCCTAAGTCCAACTACTCCAGATATAGCCCCACTCAGTAATACCAATTCAACAGACCCCACTGAGGAATATTTGGCTGATATTATGACTGTAGTAGCCAATCTAGCAGGAATACCAGCAATGAGTCTACCAAAAATGCAAATCTCAGGACTACCTTATGGCTTACAAGTAATGGCTGACCAAGGAGCAGAATACCGACTACTGGGATTTGAGGATCTATTATGTTAA
- a CDS encoding aquaporin, whose translation MGDDYKKFSAELIGTFGLASIVLATVSNPSLGVAVPVAVGATLSLFVLLIGGISGCHINPAVSLGQFVFGKIDAKTTIGYLISQFVGAFLALILFNQVIGSMPELPIVNNWETALFETLGTMLFCFGIGMAISNKLEGLAAASAIGLSLSFGILVAANVSNAFLNPAVALAFDSLSPIYVLAPIVGSVLGFGAAKLLKS comes from the coding sequence ATGGGCGATGATTACAAAAAATTTTCAGCGGAACTAATAGGTACCTTTGGACTTGCTTCAATTGTACTAGCAACTGTTTCCAATCCTAGCCTGGGGGTAGCAGTACCTGTGGCTGTTGGTGCTACGCTAAGTCTATTTGTATTATTAATTGGTGGAATATCTGGTTGCCATATCAACCCCGCTGTTAGCCTCGGTCAGTTTGTCTTTGGTAAGATCGATGCTAAGACCACTATCGGTTACCTTATCAGCCAGTTTGTAGGGGCATTTCTAGCACTGATACTCTTTAACCAAGTTATTGGCTCTATGCCAGAACTACCAATTGTCAACAACTGGGAAACAGCACTATTTGAAACCCTAGGAACTATGCTATTTTGTTTTGGTATTGGCATGGCCATCAGCAACAAGCTTGAAGGTCTAGCCGCTGCTAGTGCCATCGGTCTAAGTCTAAGCTTTGGGATCTTGGTTGCTGCCAATGTCAGTAACGCATTCCTTAATCCTGCAGTTGCTCTTGCCTTTGATTCACTATCACCCATCTATGTTCTTGCACCTATTGTTGGGTCTGTTCTAGGATTTGGTGCCGCAAAGCTGCTCAAGTCCTAA
- the gatC gene encoding Asp-tRNA(Asn)/Glu-tRNA(Gln) amidotransferase subunit GatC, translated as MQVATNQPTLSIDDVIRIAHLAHLSLDQESQELYTQQINTILAFVSQLNSLDLAEQPALSQISNLQNITREDRVIDCQIDKTELFSNASNFDGEYLRVQRIIK; from the coding sequence ATGCAAGTAGCTACCAATCAACCAACTCTAAGTATCGATGATGTAATTCGAATAGCCCATCTTGCTCATCTATCCCTAGACCAAGAATCTCAAGAGTTATATACCCAACAAATCAATACAATTCTGGCCTTTGTCAGTCAGCTCAATTCACTTGATTTGGCCGAACAGCCTGCCCTTAGTCAAATCAGCAACCTTCAAAATATCACTAGAGAAGACCGAGTAATTGATTGCCAGATTGACAAGACTGAGTTGTTCAGTAATGCAAGTAATTTTGATGGAGAGTACCTCAGGGTACAGAGAATTATCAAATGA
- the gatB gene encoding Asp-tRNA(Asn)/Glu-tRNA(Gln) amidotransferase subunit GatB: protein MKLVPTIGIEVHVQLNTLSKMFCSCRLSGQDDSKPNQYICPICIGLPGTLPSVNQHAIELAIQIGHLLKSNIQAKSSFDRKNYFYPDLPKGYQITQFYQPIIRDGQLKIWLNDHQSKTIGITEAHLEEDAAKAIHPEGQNYSQIDFNRAGAPLLEIVSAPDISSPQEARRYLTELYLLVTSIGACQGDMQKGHFKFDLNISVAEEGSGQLGTRTELKNLNSFRFAEKALNYEINRQIKLVRDGQRIIQETRGYDEAQAKTFSQRSKENSDGYRYFPEPDIPPLNLDRSLIDHNQSQLQSSLDLRELLQSVNIGLMVQDTIIANPNSRDLLITTLSEFNNNPSKIKPISNWLIGEYQNIDRPKLSATSLKELIELIETGTISNNQAKELFPRICKGQSIKELVGDQGLTQISDPLEIKRILTQVLEDNPEVVNQYHEGQTKVIGFLIGQAMQITKGQANPQLIRRLLLELL, encoded by the coding sequence ATGAAACTAGTACCAACAATCGGCATAGAAGTTCATGTTCAACTCAATACATTATCAAAAATGTTTTGCAGCTGTAGGCTTAGTGGTCAAGATGATTCAAAGCCCAACCAATACATCTGTCCGATCTGTATTGGCTTGCCCGGTACACTACCCAGTGTAAACCAGCATGCAATCGAGTTAGCCATCCAAATTGGCCACCTCTTAAAGTCCAATATCCAGGCCAAATCAAGTTTTGACCGAAAGAACTATTTCTATCCGGACCTTCCAAAAGGCTACCAGATTACCCAGTTTTACCAACCAATTATTCGTGATGGTCAACTCAAAATTTGGTTAAATGATCATCAATCAAAGACGATTGGGATTACTGAGGCTCACCTCGAAGAAGATGCTGCCAAAGCTATCCACCCAGAGGGGCAAAATTATTCCCAGATTGACTTCAACCGGGCTGGAGCACCCTTACTCGAGATAGTTAGTGCTCCAGACATCTCAAGCCCCCAGGAAGCTAGACGTTATTTGACCGAATTATACTTACTAGTAACTAGTATTGGTGCTTGCCAAGGTGATATGCAAAAAGGTCATTTCAAATTTGACCTAAATATCTCCGTAGCCGAAGAGGGAAGTGGCCAACTCGGCACTAGGACTGAGCTCAAAAACCTCAATTCATTTAGATTTGCTGAGAAAGCTCTTAACTATGAAATTAATCGTCAAATCAAACTAGTCAGAGATGGTCAAAGAATCATTCAGGAGACTCGTGGCTATGATGAAGCTCAAGCCAAAACCTTTAGCCAAAGGAGTAAAGAAAACTCAGATGGTTATCGCTACTTCCCAGAACCAGATATCCCTCCTTTAAATCTTGACCGGAGCCTCATTGACCACAACCAGAGTCAGCTTCAATCCTCACTAGATCTGCGCGAATTATTGCAATCAGTGAATATCGGCCTAATGGTTCAAGATACTATTATTGCAAATCCCAATAGTCGAGACTTACTAATAACTACTTTGTCAGAATTTAATAATAACCCATCCAAAATCAAACCAATCAGTAACTGGCTGATTGGTGAGTATCAAAATATTGATCGACCAAAACTTAGCGCTACAAGCCTCAAGGAATTAATTGAGCTAATTGAGACTGGAACAATATCTAATAACCAAGCCAAAGAACTATTCCCACGCATCTGCAAAGGTCAATCGATCAAAGAGCTCGTAGGTGATCAAGGCCTTACCCAGATTAGTGACCCACTGGAGATCAAACGAATTCTTACTCAAGTACTTGAGGATAATCCAGAAGTGGTAAATCAATATCACGAAGGTCAAACCAAGGTAATTGGTTTTTTAATTGGTCAAGCCATGCAGATAACCAAGGGACAGGCCAATCCCCAGCTAATCCGAAGGCTTTTATTAGAATTACTTTAA